The Cydia splendana chromosome 21, ilCydSple1.2, whole genome shotgun sequence genome segment GAAGCTGTGAAGTAACTGCCTAATAATACTAACCTCGTAGGCCAAGCTCCTCACTGCCTCTCTGAGTAGAGCTCACTACACCAGCGGTCACTGTATTGCTGAGAGCCAGGGGACTGCCCATGGCCACAACCTGAAGCCACAAGAATTTCATAAGGACATCATCTAACTCTACCTAAGttcaatataaaattaaacaagaccgaagtgatccgaaaagtgttccgtgaacaaagttttgtactgaacactaaaaatataaaaaaaaccggacaagtccgagtcggactcgcgcgcggagggttccgtaccattacgcaaaaaacggcaaaaaaaatcacgtttgttgtatgggagccccacttaaatatttattttattctgtttttagtattttttgttatagcggcaacagaaatacattgtctgtgaaaatttcaactgtctagctatcacagttcattaGATGCAGCCTGGTGCcaggcagacagacggacagagtcttagtaatagggtcccgtttttaccctttgggtatggaacccgaaaaataatgtaaaaggTTAGGTGCATATTGAACCTAAAGTAGACCTACATAGAGCACACAGTACAAACCCACTCGCCAGGCTTGAGGTCTGCGGAGCATCCTAGCTTCATTATAGGCAGCCCCCGCACCGGGATCCGGAGTGTCGCCAGGTCTGACTTCATGTCTACATCCTCTACTACACCAAAGTGGACGGAGCCATCCTGGAAGAGGAAAGTTACCATTATACATGTGATTTCAATAACTTTAACACACACAAGGACACATATGTGTATTCATGCCTGTTTCTTCAAAAGCGATACGACCGCTGAGGCCATCCGATCCTATATTGCTAAAAAAACAGGTTACACAAACTGCACAGTAGAAAAGTTACGTCTTAAACACGAACATTATGCGTCGTTCGCGATAACCGTTCCATCCAGTAAGTTCGATGAAATTATGTCTCCTAACATCTGGCCATCTGGGACGGAGGTAAGCGAGTGGTTTCGAGCTAGCGCCGGGCGCGCTCCCCCCCGCCGCCGCAACCACCGACTCACTTCCATCGAGCGACCGGCCGATAGATCGACAAGCAGGCACCGCCGCCCCCCCGCCGCCGGCAGCCCCACCGGGATCGCCTCCTCGAGCCACTGATAAAAACAGCAACTCGTCGCGGTTTGTACTATGTCATCAAAACATACAATCGCTCAACTCGAAAACGAGACCGACCACTCCACCGGCCAAAGCGGACTCTAACAATAGACTGGTGAATATACTACACTTAAACATAAATAGATTGGCCAACAAAACCGGCAAACTGGAAAGTGAACTCCAACTCCAGCATAACATCGACGTATTGTGTCTATCTGAACATTGGCTCAAATCGAGTCAGATAACCTCTGTAAATATACTGAATTACCAGCTACGGGCACACTACTGCCGACCATCACGGATGGGTGGCGGGGTCTGCATGTACGCTGCTGCCGACATCTTGACAATGGAACGCAAAGAAGTGACTGATCTCTCCGTCGAAATGCAGTTTGAAGTGTGCGCCATCGAGTGTATCGGCCTTGACCTAATCGTAGTATGTATTTATAGACCACCCAATGGTGACATAAACTTATATTTATCTAAACTTAatgaattattaaatttaactgctatTAAAAATAGTAAAGTAATGATTTTGGGTGACATAAATATTGATTTATTATCAAATTGCAGCAATACTAATAATTTATATGATACTATTAAATTGTGTGGATTTAAGAGCCTCAACAACGTACCAACGAGGATAACGAGTACCTCGAAAACGTGTATTGACCACGTTTACTCTAATATAGTTAAGTCTGACATAACTCATATGCACTGTAATGACATGAATTTATCTGACCATTTATCTGTTAAAATTagtgttaaaataattaaggaAGGGACATTGAATTCTCACATATTAAAAAGACATTTTTCACATTGTAAAAATCAAGAATTTTCTCGTAGCCTAGATATGTACGACTGACTCTCAAtcttaaaaaaatctaactgtCCAAATGCAAGAATGGAATCTGTAATAAATACCGTAAAACATTATTTTGATGTATATTTTCCAATTAAATATCACCCTGCAAAAGTATCAAACGATGTGTGGGTCACTGACCTCATAAGAACTAAACGCAAATACATTAGTAAATTGAAGATCAATCTTTCCCGAAACCCTGATGACGCTGAGTCGCTGTCTGAGCTTATAAAGGCGGAACCCTCATACTGGgcattattaaaaaactgtAGAAGAAGCTATATAAACGACCAAATTTCTAAAAGTAGTGATAATATGTGCCGCAATATATGGAAAGTGATATCAGCGGAAACGTgtagaaataataaaaatagtaaccGTGCGATCGATATTCTTGTTAGCAAGTCGGCGGGGGACTGCGCGAGCGCACGTGCCGCCTCGGCCGCTGCACTACTAAACAGGTACTATGTTGGAGCTAACGTAAACAACGCGAAACCTTGCATCCCCACTGCGCTTCAATACCTATCAAATTATTTAGATGAATCTCCCCCACAACTTATTTTTACTCCATTCACCTTAAGTGAAATGATTTCAacctgtaaaaaaattaaaagaaaaacctCAAAAGATATTCATGATATGTCTACGCATATTATAGATTGTTTGTCTCCATTAGCCTTATCACTATTCCTTTCATTATTTAACGAATGCGTCAGTGCGGGTATCTATcctaacattttaaaattaattaaagttCAACCAGATACAAAGGCAAGGGCGAATTATGTCTACCTAAGTCTTATAGACCAATATCACTCGTTCctatcatctcaaaaatatttgaGCGACTACTTAGTAATAGATTAATGCATCATTTTACATCTAACAGATTATTAAATAGCCAGCAATATGCGTACCAGCCTGGTCGCTCGACATCAGATGCCGTGCGGGACGTGGTGGGGAGAGTGTTAGGGCACCTGGAAGACTCGCGACAGGTCGCCGCTATCTTCTGCGACTTGTCGCGCGCCTTCGAGACTATTGACCACTCTCTTCTTCTTAAGAAATTGTTTAAGTACGGTGTCACAGGATCATTTCATAAAACGATTTCTTCCTTCCTAGAAAACAGGAAGCAACGCACCTACGTGCTAAACTCTAAATCCGACCTTGAGTCAACTGGTAACAGCGCCGTCCCTTAAGGATCTGTCGCTGGAAACAATCTATTTTTAATACTCGCAAATGACATAACAACAGCCTGTCCAGACGTAGAATATGTTTTATTTGCAGACGACACTTGCATAATTGTAAATGCCGACAGTTTTGTTAACTTAAAATCTAACCTTAGTaatgtaataaaactagttgaaaAATGGTTCACTTCTAATGGCATGTCACTTAATCTTGAAAAGACCAATATCATACATTTTCAGCtaagaaattcaataaaaaataaacttaatataGTACTAAATGACACAATAATACCACAAGTTGATACTGCTAAGTACTTGGGATTCATGATCGACTCTGGGCTGACGTGGGCGTCTCATATTTCAATGACCTGTGACAGACTGGCCTCAGCATGTTATGCTCTGTCCCGGTTAGCCGGCAGTTTATCAATCGAGAACCTAAAGATGGCTTACTATGGTTACTTTCACTCGATTTTAGTTCAGGGAGTGGAACTGTGGGCCACTGCTGCTGATAGGGACAGGGCGTTCAAAATGCAAAAACGCGCGATTCGTGTAATTGATGGAAAGCCGGTGGACCATCCGGCACAACAGTTGTTTAAGAAACATAAAATCCTTACCCTACCCTGTGTATACATACTGGCCGCGTGTGTGTACGTTAGGCAAAACATACAGAACTATAACCGTTCTAGTAGTGAGCGACGTCCCCGGCTACTTGCCCCGAGGCGCCGACTCGCCAAATCACGACGGTCACTCAGCGTCATAGGACCAACTATTTACAATTCGTTACCCTCAGATATACTTAACTTAAATAGTGACCAAgtatttaaaactaaacttaaactgCTGCTTATAGAAAAAGCATTCTACAGCATTGACGAATTTATAAATATTCGATGAGGTCGTTGACTACTGCACcataattaaaattgtattaatgttaaacgtaataagtaaattaatgtttttgtttaaaaaaatgttatgtaataattaatttaattaaagaacatattatatgtgtgtacctactaacatatattttttgtaaatatgtataaaatgtgaCCTGTAAAATCTGCTTTTACCAATAAAGAtctgtattctgtattctgtattcATGCTGTACTGGGAAACGGGGCGCACCATTCAAATATAGATTTGTATGTGacaaaatgtcaaaataatATAGAATATGACTACCTAGATACCGCATTATGAAGTGTTAAGAAGAGTGTAAAGTCGCCATTCATACAAGTATTTTAACTTGTGAAAGTTACCTATGCCACAAGCAGCGCTATTAGCCAGGCCCACACAGAACGAGCATATGCGTGAGGAAATTGCGATTGCAGCTATTGAATTACAATCTGAATAAATGTATACTGGACGCAACTGAAATAGTATGCAGTGGCGCTCCTATACTAAATTAGTATGGTAGCATCCATGCATAGTGATTGCAGGCTATCTTGTAGTTGCGGTGAGCAATAAATAAGACCTACCAAAAATACATATCAATAAGtatcatacatatattattggGTACTTATTTGCGAGTTGTTTTTTTGGTAGGTACAATTGGTCTACTCAACCAACTGACAGCCCGCTTTCCTACTGTTTGAATAATGCATACCTACAATTGCTCAATGTTGAATGTTTCGTACAAGTTGTTGCATCatcaaataaacataaaacaacaCTTACCGATAACTTTACTCGCACGCTAGCGTTCGGTTTATTCACCACCACATGAGCGTTCGTTAATATCAGTCCATCCTCCTTCACAATAAACCCAGAACCATTTGACAACGTTATAGGCTCTCCAGAAAACAAGTCCATACGCCGACTGTCTTTTATCTCTATATAGACCACGGACGGCGCCGAAACAGCCACCAcatcagaaataaaattaaacttgtCCCTTCTACCTTGCAGACCGTTATTTGAGACCGTAGCGGCCGAAACACGCTCCTTTAAAGATACATAACCTACAACGCCCGCTGCTACCGCCAAAACACCACTGAAATACCTATTTCTACTATCATCTTGCTTATTATATTGTGAGAATTGCACTACGCGACATGAACATCGATAACTAGCGTTGGTTAGtgattttattgtaaaatatttggAAAACAATCTCCGTGAAATCATTGTTGTGCAAGTGAGTTGTCAAACTTGACGTTTGGCGTTTGGTTGCAACTGACGTTTCTAGTGTTTGCGTAAATAAGAAAATGGTAATGTAAGATACGGTAACGGTTAAGAAACGGTTAAATCTAAAGAAACGTGTCGTTATCCTGTTGACTACTCTACACTTAATGATTATTCTATATTTGAttcaattgtaattttttttatgtttgtcgGTAATAATTGTTATACGTCAAATTAAATGCATAGTGTGAGCACACAGTTAATTTATTATGAAATAGATAAAACGTTTGTAGAGTCTTTGcggaagagaagagtcgtgggcccaatacatttcacgactcttctctttccgaacagactctaggcACGGTAGTGTCTTTCCACTACACggcaatatttaatattttattgccagatttttttatgttttaggttacaataaatataaaattatttactcgtaataaaatttattctacatatttacatttttaatcACTTATTGCTACTAAAACGATTGTATTCTATGGATATGTTTCAGGAACTATACCTACTAACTTCttatctattattatttatattttatacatgTAATGacaggtagagttagaccgagaaaagtctgcagcgattttgatagcccacgcagtgcaagtgttatttatccttcataatttcacagaagtttgacgtttaaaataacacttgcactgcgtgggctatcaaaatctctgcagacatttcttggtctaacatTAGGTATatcttacagtttattagattTCGTTAGCGTGAATTTAGAATATTACTGATTTAGGGATTAATTTATATAAAGAAAATTGATAATTTTTAACAGATCATTCTTAATTCATGCAGATCATAAATTATATACACGACAATAACGTTTTTAAATAGCTTAGCCAAATTTAATTCAACAAACATGTTTattaacataataaataataaccattaAAATTACAAGAAAGATATTATTACGTTATTGtcaaaaaacaaaaatgtagCGGGTAGAGGTAAGAAAATGCATTTACCTCGATGTAGGTAACTATGGtgacaaaaataatatattagataCATTCCATGTCTGAAATATGTATAGCTGTGTGGATAAAACTGCTTAGACTTAATTTTACAAAGCTGTAGCTTTATTAGGATACATTACAATTTTTCATGTCTAAACCTGCAAGGAGTACAGTTGTCTAAGATGtgcataatattaatattttatttccacATCGTCGTTTTTATTCCCTCAGCAGTTAGTATTATAGAAAGGCTTTTATGGATCTTGACATAAATATTGCCCTTGCTTCTAGGTACTGCAAATATCTCTACACTCTTCACCTGTCAGCCACTATGGCGGATCTAAAACTAACTCCAATTCATCCAATCCTGACACCCGCAGTTCCCACTAATCCCATTCATCTTCCCGTTCCCATTCATGTGGTGTTCAGGCGTATACGTGTAGAAGATCTCGCAGAAAGCCGCGTCGTCTCGGGGCAGCTCGTAGTCGAGCTGCTTTGCTGCTAGCCAGGCGGCGCCCATGGCGCTTGAGACGCGGAGTCTGACGAGCTCTAGCTCGGGTTTCACCTGAAAAAATTACAGACGGTGAGCaaaatttaaagtttaaatttaaacacaCAAAATAGCAACGAaacacataaaactaattaCCTATTAgacgtaataaataaattgcgGGGAATACCAAATATATCAGATTCAGAAAagcttatttatttttggagccTGGTGGCCTGGCGATAAGGCGTGTCGCTTCCAACTATCAAACTGAAGGTTGTGGGTTTTAATCACGGCTCGTATTATTACCGCGCGTAGGTATTAATCGTACTATCCGTCACAATTGTTATACATTGCAAGGAAACCTTACTCTCACTTGTAATTCCAATAAGGCCTTGATTTTGTAAGAAACTTTTTTCTAACTTCCTTATtgtatttttacattattataataaaccaaGAGAAAACTCTTATAATATCAGTCagtgataataaaataaatagggatATAAAAACACATACCCTCCTAATATTAAGCTCTTTCAGCGCTCCAGGCTTCAACAGTTCCCAGCTGTTCCACACAGAGCCAACGCATACGACTCGCACATGCCTCGCATTCGTCTTTGGGACAAGTGCGGCCACGTGCGCTGCCAGTGCGCTGCCGGCTTCTGCGAACAGGTGCCGTGAGAGAGCGTCGCCTCGGAGGGCGAGGTGGGACAGTTTCATAGTTAGACCTGAAAAAAAGAAGAGCTTACGATTTACCAGGAAATCGTGACTAAAAAAGCGCGAAGTCTTCTTCATAAGAAAACAAGGGGAACTTCGCATTCATGTTTTAAACGCACCGGTTTCATCCTTCCTTAAAGTCACTTCAAAAAATGCTCAGAGAATCCTGTTATTATGTTACTGGTGATAAAAAGAGCTATGTTCTTGTAAAACATCCGTGCTGTACCTACTGAGATAAAATTACCGTAGCCATATTATGCTATTAATAACTAACCTATTTAATTGAAAACGCTGGAtacctagtaaaaaaaaacatcatctTTTTGTATTTCTTTTTCTTACACAGAATTATAGGACTACTATACTATAGTTTGGCAATGAGGCTTGAATTAaggatttcttataaaattgaCCGTTAAAGGGTTAAATACACAACATCAGCTAAACAACTCACCAGCGAAATTGGACTTATCAAAATTCTTATAAGCATGAGGTAGTAGGTCCACTCTGTTCTCTGTTCCGAAGTGTTCCTTGATGACCTCCCAGACGGCGTGAATGGAATGTGGTGAGGGACGCAAACCATCTTCTTCGTCGAAGATGGTCTTTACGGCACGGTGAGCTATCCAGTAAGCTGAGAAACGAGGAAAGAAATCGAAAGAAGAATGGCTGCATAGAAGAGTTACAATGTTAGAAAGGATATAAAGATCTAGGAAGTAAAATTTTAACTTATTCGCAACCTGATACATATTTGTGTTATATTCATTAGAAACATTAATTTGAACTTATATCTTATGCATAAAAGAATCGTAACTAAATGCCATACCATTTGTACCTTTTGATGtggaataaagtttaaataaataaatattaacctCCTCCTTCATCTCCTAAAAGAAAGCCCCAACCACCACATCCGTACTGCTGTTTTCCATTGTACAACAACGCGTTTGATCCCGTGCCTGTAATAGAATAAAATACatgtttaatttataaaataatcatCGTTAATGAATGTTAAAATTACCTACGTAACAATAAATGTGCCAAACGGTATCTGCATAAACAGATCGATAAAAAAATTACCTATAGAAAAGCTGCATTGTCAACAGTAAAatgtatattaataattattaaattttgtaTACTAATTATAACCTAAGCCTAAAAACGTAAATTAACCATTAACAAGAAACTAGTTTCTACAAACCGTTTCAAAAATAATAACCTCGTTACTTAAAACTTAACtcagttaaaaataattatattttcgtACTTATAATTAAAGTcgctggtaaaggtcgcgggagtccgctgtatgcgggtggcgcaagaccggtcattgtggcactctttgggggaggcctatgtccagcagtggacgccctctggctgatatgatgatgatgatgatgatgatgacttataattatgtaataccTACTAGGTAGTctatatcgtccggcgaactgttatTTAATGGGCCCCTTAAGTATTGTTACTGTATTAGCTAAATGATTAAAGTACCTATCCATTGGTATTTTTGAGTTAACAAGCTAGTAGGTACTATGTGCGAAAACAAAGCATAAATTTGCTGATTACGAGATAGCTTTGATGTGTGTAATGAAAAACCGTCAGATAACAGCTGCAATAAGCGGTAGTGATATTGATGGGGTTGTTGACCTATAAATAACTCACAAGTAGAACATTgtttttacaatgttttttaCTGGAAACCAAATGTTTTATCacatcaaaacttgccaagatAATTGGAATTTTGACATAATAAAGCatcaaaatattatttcaaacatagacagagataatcatacctacctagcacccaaaagaaagggatgagtatagatttttgttcttatttactgacataTTGGGTTTACCAGACTATAGAATATTGTAATGGGAGACCTTTTAATAGGCACAGGTGCCTATTAAAAGGTCTCtcattacaatattattattaaaaggtctctctgggcggctagagttTAAAATAAGACTTTAAAATGGAGTCATTTTAGTAAAGCATTTTTTAACTTAATTATGCTTTACAGAGGAAATCTATTTGTAATTAGTGAAATATAATACTATGAGAGATAGGGTAAAGGagagatccctatgggtcgaagtgtatccgcaagggcccccaaaaacaataagataagataagacaaTAATAGGGTAAAGGTATCGCGATACAGCGCGGGaatgctgcctgcgtgatgggcaccttgccgAGAGGCCAAGGGTTAAGGTTAGAGtgtagtttttagtattttttttagttaggtttagttatattagttttattttataagtaggcAGTTATAATTATTTCATGTCTTTTCATGTTTATTTGAAATATGAGtctcattattagaaaaaaaaaatacagcttTAATTCAGTGTTAATACCGTACAATAGACAGAacaaagtttttaaataataaaaaaaaaatattcagcctatatacgccccactgctgggcacaggccaaTTAGTAACTACCCCCCTATTTcctaaaactttacgggccttatttagttaaattatgttttatccctttcttacaaatacataagtcaaaattacAAACGATGCATAGCTAATTACGAGTGGACCTGCAATTTTCCACTAACATCGAAAGTCGTTCCCTCTCGCACCTATGAAATGTAAAAGAGACGTCAAACACACGTCACAACATCCCGCTTATCAGTTGAACCTGCCTCTTGATACATGATACTTGGCCTACATTGTTGTGTCGGAGGTTATCCAGAGACCTTCGGTTGCCCTAATTTCTGTCTGTTGACCAATATCCTGAATTACGAAGTATATGGAAGGCATAAAGGGCTTATGTAGATGTATAAAAATTGAGATGAGTATAATGATGGTGTGAACATTTTGAGAATAATTATATTGCGAATATAATAGGTAAAGAAGGAATGAAttgaaaaattaagttttaataaTAACAAGATTTGAATGAATATTAAATTCCTTGTATTTAAAACtggttatttttataacatttataagcataatattaatatttttcaaatcatcataataatatacctTATCTCGTAAAGAAATGGGGATATTTCTGcttaataattgtttaattatttattttgttttaataggACGTTACGTTGATATCTTAAACAGCGTCTGTGTTTTGCCTTTATTGACATGAATAGATAACAACACAGTAATCAACAACAATCTttattaaataagaaaaaaaaactttccctTATCTGTAACTGCATGGCCTACACAAGGGACCGAATTATTCAAATCGATGTCTGAGAGATACCACACTGTCTACTACTATCACtcgtacataaaaaaaatgaaattgcatGTCAACCTATTTATTTTTGGCCACTGGTTCAAGACAACAAATTAAATGTACTTAAATAATAGAAGTCTAAAGGACATCTACCACTGCCTAAATTAAGCTCTAATTCTCATCAGTCACAATCTCACAACTAAGCAATACACAACCTACAAACTTAAATGCATTAGCATTTTCGAAACAAGGCGGCGAAGTAAACAGTTCTATTTCAATACTGTTTGCGCGCCAAGCCATACATTTGTCGCTGGAGAAATAGGGTTGGTACTATTCAGGGTAAATTGACGTCATTATGCTTTAGCTTTTACTTTAGCTCTAGTGTATAGGTGCCACTTAATTATGCCAGTAGAAAAAAACTTATATGTTGTATGTTTTGATTTGACCGTAAAAATATTGTACCAACCAACGAACTTGGCTGTTACACTACCTAGTGTTACAGCCAAGTTCGTTGGTTGGTACACATAATAAAtcgtaaaattaaaaagtttggaCTTTATATCTTTCTATATGTCGTTTTATCCTACCTCATCTCGCTGAAACCACTGAACTCTTTGCATCTTATAATTGTAAGCATTCTTTACTTTTTGGAAATCTTCCCGTTAGAGGGAAAGAGGGGAAACGACACAACCTTATTATAAATTTCGTGTGTAAATGAGAATACAATCTTAATGTTACTCACCAGCTATAAGCACCATGCCTCCATTAGGAGCCCCAGTGAACAGCGAGCCAGCTGTGTCTGAAGCCACGTGGACTCTTCTAGCACATGCTGGGTCTTTCTGTCTCACTCGTTCCGCCAGCTCCTTGTTACTGCTTTCCTGCTCGCACCCTGAGAGGGTGAGGC includes the following:
- the LOC134800997 gene encoding serine protease HTRA2, mitochondrial-like — translated: MVNKMYFGGVEGGATHSNLVICDETGKVVATSKGPGTNHWQLGIEECATRIIDMIHTAKEDAGFPLDKPLDSLGLTLSGCEQESSNKELAERVRQKDPACARRVHVASDTAGSLFTGAPNGGMVLIAGTGSNALLYNGKQQYGCGGWGFLLGDEGGAYWIAHRAVKTIFDEEDGLRPSPHSIHAVWEVIKEHFGTENRVDLLPHAYKNFDKSNFAGLTMKLSHLALRGDALSRHLFAEAGSALAAHVAALVPKTNARHVRVVCVGSVWNSWELLKPGALKELNIRRVKPELELVRLRVSSAMGAAWLAAKQLDYELPRDDAAFCEIFYTYTPEHHMNGNGKMNGISGNCGATAGVVGYVSLKERVSAATVSNNGLQGRRDKFNFISDVVAVSAPSVVYIEIKDSRRMDLFSGEPITLSNGSGFIVKEDGLILTNAHVVVNKPNASVRVKLSDGSVHFGVVEDVDMKSDLATLRIPVRGLPIMKLGCSADLKPGEWVVAMGSPLALSNTVTAGVVSSTQRGSEELGLRGKDMVYIQTDAPITFGNSGGPLVNLDGEAIGINSMKVTSGISFAIPIDYVKEFLEKRKTKSPQVSRRYLGITMLSLTPNILMELRMRNPEMPKDIDHGILVWKVIIGSPAYNGGLQPGDIVTNINGKPVQTATDVYAILENSSGLLKIDVVRGRGRMALTVTPEQH